One Vespa velutina chromosome 9, iVesVel2.1, whole genome shotgun sequence DNA segment encodes these proteins:
- the LOC124951625 gene encoding thyrotropin-releasing hormone-degrading ectoenzyme-like isoform X2 codes for MANHTGPADIAEVTFQAYARQQITNEEPRRCYHLKIRFILMAIVSTVIASLIIYWFINSILVNHNESKHFDSNRYRSALRKQSHFQLPSQVIPLEYTLRIIPLLAENNFSIIGDVKIQLYCKHPTKHIRLHSRKLNIKNVKITNIRPANKSYIIENYKLISDDEFLDIFLLQLLIKNQSYMLSIRYTADLNEEPIGLFRSKYRNKISNVTRWIAVSNFYPDFARRTFPCFDEPSIKTPFRISISRKIDMRTHSNSILIATEINHDISGHVWDHYNKTLPMSTYLVAFMVTDFQSYQINVTDRPFHNVFARKDVQNDTMYIGNLIPRIVRLMQNLTGFHYDLDKLDMIAVPSLAYSSMENWGLITFRENNILVRNKKQHLDSKLRSAIIASHAVAHQWFGNLVTPKWWSDVWLKEGFSSFFGIKALSMIESSWSMEYIMAGQYRKMFEREAKEKAYPLYLNLSMKKSLRDIYDSRAYLKGNCLVNMIFHFLGESIFFSSIKRYINIYRHGAADQEDLWDIFQEEIKSRSHMEFSMRNIMKNWTDHAGFPVVHVLRNNETGLVELTQERFYRDALNPHGTSEELWSIPLTWTIESDQRFDGTLPKAWMLERRMVINDTGLSEAIFNNQWILFNINQTGLYRVNYDVENWRLLTNRFDILPETTKLQILNDAFAMFNAGLLDQAFLWKILLKFNVDTEETVWLSVKDAFKYIEYRLWDSQVFEFVTCKLVEDVYISKVKNLFEIDIDSWSTFNFEMTKWACSMGHKTCIKSVLNFVDELLENDTSITDDLTREFRLWAYCTYAKFSSEEQWSKLLAKYHEAKENDKYSLAYALGCTLNITLIERYLSSISLENKNSKNNENQYVEVTLMAIANNPSALNLTMAFIEQLENVDKSIEYYDPLVNIFYDFSTTMDQEENVKWLTRFKGSPGSKYDTLIETIINDVKFNVAWNRRHKNVTIDRLRIIADTMNESKDCLKNGRRNIYD; via the exons ATGGCAAATCATACGGGACCAGCAG ATATCGCGGAAGTTACGTTCCAAGCTTATGCAAGACAGCAGATAACAAACGAGGAACCGCGAAGATgttatcatttgaaaattcgatttattctaATGGCAATAGTTTCCACAGTGATCGCttctcttattatatattggtTCATTAATTCGATTCTGGTTAATCACAATGAAAGTAAGCATTTTGATTCGAATAGGTATCGTTCTGCTTTGAGAAAACAGTCTCACTTTCAACTTCCTAGTCAGGTTATACCATTGGAATATAC ATTGCGAATAATTCCGTTATTGGCAGAGAACAATTTTAGTATCATCGGTGACGTCAAGATTCAACTTTATTGCAAACATCCGACAAAACACATACGGCTTCATTCtcgtaaattaaatataaagaacgTCAAAATCACGAACATTCGTCCCGCAAACAAATCGTACATTATCGAGAATTACAAGTTAATTTCGGACGATGAAtttctcgatatttttctcttacaacTTTTGATCAAAAATCAAAGTTACATGCTGAGCATTAGATATACCGCTGATTTAAACGAAGAACCGATTGGATTGTTTCGTAGCAAATATAGAAACAAGATATCTAATGTTACAAG GTGGATAGCCGTATCGAATTTTTATCCTGATTTCGCTCGAAGAACTTTTCCATGCTTCGACGAACCATCAATTAAGACTCCTTTTCGAATCTCGATTAGTCGAAAGATCGACATGCGGACTCATTCAAATTCAATACTTATTGCCACCGAGATAAA TCACGATATATCAGGTCATGTTTGGGATCATTACAATAAAACCCTACCAATGTCGACGTACTTGGTAGCTTTCATGGTGACTGACTTCCAAAGTTATCAGATCAACGTTACCGATCGGCCATTTCATAATGTGTTCGCCAGAAAAGACGTGCAAAATGATACCATGTATATTGGAAATTTAATACCTCGGATAGTCAGGCTCATGCAAAATTTAACGGGATTCCATTACGACTTGGACAAGCTCGACATGATAGCGGTACCAAGTTTGGCATATTCGTCGATGGAAAATTGGGGTCTCATTACGTTTCG GGAGAACAACATACTCGTGCGAAATAAAAAGCAACATCTTGATAGCAAGCTAAGATCCGCGATTATAGCGTCGCACGCGGTGGCACATCAATGGTTCGGTAATTTGGTGACGCCAAAATGGTGGTCCGATGTATGGCTAAAAGAaggcttttcttctttcttcggtATTAAGGCTTTGAGCATG ATCGAATCGTCTTGGAGTATGGAGTATATTATGGCGGGGCAATATCGTAAAATGTTTGAGAGAGAAGCGAAGGAAAAGGCATACCCGTTGTATCTCAATTTAAGTATGAAAAAATCACTTCGAGATATATACGATTCAAGGGCATATCTAAAGGGCAATTGTCTCGTCaatatgatatttcattttctcggcgagtcgatttttttttcatcgatcaaaagatacataaatatttatcgtcaCGGTGCCGCCGATCAGGAAGATCTTTGGGATATATTTCAAGAGGAAATAAAGTCGAGGTCACATATGGAATTCTCCAtgagaaatattatgaaaaattggaCCGATCATGCAGGATTTCCGGTCGTTCACGTCCTAAGGAATAACGAGACCGGTCTTGTTGAACTAACGCAG GAGAGATTTTATAGGGACGCTTTAAACCCTCATGGTACGAGCGAGGAATTATGGTCCATCCCTTTAACGTGGACAATCGAAAGTGATCAGCGATTCGATGGGACGTTGCCGAAGGCATGGATGCTTGAAAGACGCATGGTGATTAATGATACTGGCTTGAGTGAAGCAATTTTCAATAATCAATGGATTCTCTTTAATATCAACCAAACAG GATTGTACCGAGTGAATTACGATGTAGAAAATTGGAGACTTTTAACGAATCGATTCGATATCCTTCCCGAAACGACAAAGCTCCAGATCCTGAATGATGCCTTTGCTATGTTCAACGCAGGATTACTCGATCAAGCTTTCCTCTGGAAGATTCTTCTTAAGTTCAACGTTGATACCGAGGAAACAGTGTGGTTGTCAGTTAAGGATGCCTtcaaatatatcgaatatcgtCTATGGGATTCTCAAGTTTTCGAG TTTGTAACGTGCAAATTAGTCGAGGACGTATACATTTCGAaggtaaaaaatttgtttgaaatCGACATCGATAGCTGGAGTACATTTAATTTCGAAATGACAAAATGGGCATGCTCGATGGGACACAAAACTTGCATAAAATCCGTTCTGAATTTTGTAGATGAATTATTGGAAAACGATACCTCGAtaac agaTGATCTAACGAGGGAATTTCGTTTGTGGGCCTATTGTACGTACGCTAAATTTTCTTCGGAAGAACAATGGTCGAAGTTATTGGCCAAATATCACgaagcaaaagaaaacgataaatatagcCTCGCTTATGCTCTTGGTTGTACTCTAAATATAACTTTGATCGAACG GTATTTGTCGTCGATTTcactcgaaaataaaaattcgaagaataatgaaaatcaatATGTCGAGGTTACGCTTATGGCTATCGCTAATAATCCGAGTGCACTTAATCTAACGATGGCCTTTATAGAACAACTCGAAAACGTTGATAAAAG TATCGAATA
- the LOC124951625 gene encoding thyrotropin-releasing hormone-degrading ectoenzyme-like isoform X1 codes for MANHTGPADIAEVTFQAYARQQITNEEPRRCYHLKIRFILMAIVSTVIASLIIYWFINSILVNHNESKHFDSNRYRSALRKQSHFQLPSQVIPLEYTLRIIPLLAENNFSIIGDVKIQLYCKHPTKHIRLHSRKLNIKNVKITNIRPANKSYIIENYKLISDDEFLDIFLLQLLIKNQSYMLSIRYTADLNEEPIGLFRSKYRNKISNVTRWIAVSNFYPDFARRTFPCFDEPSIKTPFRISISRKIDMRTHSNSILIATEINHDISGHVWDHYNKTLPMSTYLVAFMVTDFQSYQINVTDRPFHNVFARKDVQNDTMYIGNLIPRIVRLMQNLTGFHYDLDKLDMIAVPSLAYSSMENWGLITFRENNILVRNKKQHLDSKLRSAIIASHAVAHQWFGNLVTPKWWSDVWLKEGFSSFFGIKALSMIESSWSMEYIMAGQYRKMFEREAKEKAYPLYLNLSMKKSLRDIYDSRAYLKGNCLVNMIFHFLGESIFFSSIKRYINIYRHGAADQEDLWDIFQEEIKSRSHMEFSMRNIMKNWTDHAGFPVVHVLRNNETGLVELTQERFYRDALNPHGTSEELWSIPLTWTIESDQRFDGTLPKAWMLERRMVINDTGLSEAIFNNQWILFNINQTGLYRVNYDVENWRLLTNRFDILPETTKLQILNDAFAMFNAGLLDQAFLWKILLKFNVDTEETVWLSVKDAFKYIEYRLWDSQVFEFVTCKLVEDVYISKVKNLFEIDIDSWSTFNFEMTKWACSMGHKTCIKSVLNFVDELLENDTSITDDLTREFRLWAYCTYAKFSSEEQWSKLLAKYHEAKENDKYSLAYALGCTLNITLIERYLSSISLENKNSKNNENQYVEVTLMAIANNPSALNLTMAFIEQLENVDKRYSNIEYYDPLVNIFYDFSTTMDQEENVKWLTRFKGSPGSKYDTLIETIINDVKFNVAWNRRHKNVTIDRLRIIADTMNESKDCLKNGRRNIYD; via the exons ATGGCAAATCATACGGGACCAGCAG ATATCGCGGAAGTTACGTTCCAAGCTTATGCAAGACAGCAGATAACAAACGAGGAACCGCGAAGATgttatcatttgaaaattcgatttattctaATGGCAATAGTTTCCACAGTGATCGCttctcttattatatattggtTCATTAATTCGATTCTGGTTAATCACAATGAAAGTAAGCATTTTGATTCGAATAGGTATCGTTCTGCTTTGAGAAAACAGTCTCACTTTCAACTTCCTAGTCAGGTTATACCATTGGAATATAC ATTGCGAATAATTCCGTTATTGGCAGAGAACAATTTTAGTATCATCGGTGACGTCAAGATTCAACTTTATTGCAAACATCCGACAAAACACATACGGCTTCATTCtcgtaaattaaatataaagaacgTCAAAATCACGAACATTCGTCCCGCAAACAAATCGTACATTATCGAGAATTACAAGTTAATTTCGGACGATGAAtttctcgatatttttctcttacaacTTTTGATCAAAAATCAAAGTTACATGCTGAGCATTAGATATACCGCTGATTTAAACGAAGAACCGATTGGATTGTTTCGTAGCAAATATAGAAACAAGATATCTAATGTTACAAG GTGGATAGCCGTATCGAATTTTTATCCTGATTTCGCTCGAAGAACTTTTCCATGCTTCGACGAACCATCAATTAAGACTCCTTTTCGAATCTCGATTAGTCGAAAGATCGACATGCGGACTCATTCAAATTCAATACTTATTGCCACCGAGATAAA TCACGATATATCAGGTCATGTTTGGGATCATTACAATAAAACCCTACCAATGTCGACGTACTTGGTAGCTTTCATGGTGACTGACTTCCAAAGTTATCAGATCAACGTTACCGATCGGCCATTTCATAATGTGTTCGCCAGAAAAGACGTGCAAAATGATACCATGTATATTGGAAATTTAATACCTCGGATAGTCAGGCTCATGCAAAATTTAACGGGATTCCATTACGACTTGGACAAGCTCGACATGATAGCGGTACCAAGTTTGGCATATTCGTCGATGGAAAATTGGGGTCTCATTACGTTTCG GGAGAACAACATACTCGTGCGAAATAAAAAGCAACATCTTGATAGCAAGCTAAGATCCGCGATTATAGCGTCGCACGCGGTGGCACATCAATGGTTCGGTAATTTGGTGACGCCAAAATGGTGGTCCGATGTATGGCTAAAAGAaggcttttcttctttcttcggtATTAAGGCTTTGAGCATG ATCGAATCGTCTTGGAGTATGGAGTATATTATGGCGGGGCAATATCGTAAAATGTTTGAGAGAGAAGCGAAGGAAAAGGCATACCCGTTGTATCTCAATTTAAGTATGAAAAAATCACTTCGAGATATATACGATTCAAGGGCATATCTAAAGGGCAATTGTCTCGTCaatatgatatttcattttctcggcgagtcgatttttttttcatcgatcaaaagatacataaatatttatcgtcaCGGTGCCGCCGATCAGGAAGATCTTTGGGATATATTTCAAGAGGAAATAAAGTCGAGGTCACATATGGAATTCTCCAtgagaaatattatgaaaaattggaCCGATCATGCAGGATTTCCGGTCGTTCACGTCCTAAGGAATAACGAGACCGGTCTTGTTGAACTAACGCAG GAGAGATTTTATAGGGACGCTTTAAACCCTCATGGTACGAGCGAGGAATTATGGTCCATCCCTTTAACGTGGACAATCGAAAGTGATCAGCGATTCGATGGGACGTTGCCGAAGGCATGGATGCTTGAAAGACGCATGGTGATTAATGATACTGGCTTGAGTGAAGCAATTTTCAATAATCAATGGATTCTCTTTAATATCAACCAAACAG GATTGTACCGAGTGAATTACGATGTAGAAAATTGGAGACTTTTAACGAATCGATTCGATATCCTTCCCGAAACGACAAAGCTCCAGATCCTGAATGATGCCTTTGCTATGTTCAACGCAGGATTACTCGATCAAGCTTTCCTCTGGAAGATTCTTCTTAAGTTCAACGTTGATACCGAGGAAACAGTGTGGTTGTCAGTTAAGGATGCCTtcaaatatatcgaatatcgtCTATGGGATTCTCAAGTTTTCGAG TTTGTAACGTGCAAATTAGTCGAGGACGTATACATTTCGAaggtaaaaaatttgtttgaaatCGACATCGATAGCTGGAGTACATTTAATTTCGAAATGACAAAATGGGCATGCTCGATGGGACACAAAACTTGCATAAAATCCGTTCTGAATTTTGTAGATGAATTATTGGAAAACGATACCTCGAtaac agaTGATCTAACGAGGGAATTTCGTTTGTGGGCCTATTGTACGTACGCTAAATTTTCTTCGGAAGAACAATGGTCGAAGTTATTGGCCAAATATCACgaagcaaaagaaaacgataaatatagcCTCGCTTATGCTCTTGGTTGTACTCTAAATATAACTTTGATCGAACG GTATTTGTCGTCGATTTcactcgaaaataaaaattcgaagaataatgaaaatcaatATGTCGAGGTTACGCTTATGGCTATCGCTAATAATCCGAGTGCACTTAATCTAACGATGGCCTTTATAGAACAACTCGAAAACGTTGATAAAAGGTATAGCAA TATCGAATA